actttgctaatttcataagatttgtgtcatgagttttctttcaaaatcatcttccacacccaatcattccacatatattagggtacctaacaaattttgttattgtggtaggaatggaggttgaagtggtgttccacaagctcttctggatagctgctaatgctttttggggtagttttttgcacatctgttgtgatcttgcacatattcgttgagtagaaaataacattaaatgtaGTTGGTGCAAAGATGTTTTGTAAGTGAAGCTAAAAACAGAAATCCTTCCCACTTTGGTATTTTGTGCAGATTATGcaacatcaattatttatgaaatgtgaatttgtttctcattacttgtgtttacttcatgattacaaacagtaaaattacaaacatcaatatccccatttgtattacaactttgactactttttgttgttgttttagtttcttcttcatttgcttcaattcttcttgcatcttactgtttcgcctgttttcaatactttctcattcgtctaagcttcccccgcattgtccttcgtgttgttgccccttgtttttttgctcaactactccctttcaccatctcagattgtttcaaggatcacacttgtagtacaacctttgtggattgagtgttgtattagagcttcgaatgacaaatttcctaccacaataacaaaatttggtaggtactctaatatatatgtggactcattgggtgtggatgatgattttgaaagaaaactcatgacaaaaatcttatgaaattagcaaagcaaatcaaaataacatctaacttacaagaaccattcagcaaaggggcttTTATAATCGACCGTGACCAACAACtacctttcaaacacaaaaactagtcgctgaaacatcaaaatagctatatttaagtttggggcatttggtgaaaaaagtttcacaataggggcatttggtgaaataagtttcagaataggggcatttgggtgaattgaaaacttggctaacggcagactaacggtccgttattagtaagggtatgttgggtatttgtacgaattgtgaggggtattttatgaattattgaaacttgatgggcgtttggtgaattatggaaaaactcgagggcatttcatgaaatatccgtattttttattaattttgatttaAAAATACATTTAGTGGTTACTATGATACCGTACCGTTAAATTTTGACAATTATTTCCTGCTTTTGCCATCGTTCCGTTTACGATCACGTGCCCAATCTCTATGCAATTTAGATGTTAAAACGattaaagttatttattgtttaattGTTAATTACTTTAACTTACCTGGAAATTATTTAACAAAATTGGATTGTTTAATCTAATTATAAttgtacggagtattaattaacTACTTTGAGATATTAAATTCTTTAATCACGcgttgattttttatttattcaattataCGAGGTTGACGGACGATGGTGATGCACCATCTAAATAATCCTGGATCCGCCATTACTTGTGCAACACGTGGAAGTTACTAAATTTGTTTACGGGGTAATATTGATTATTCGTAAACAATAATTTGTAAATGGAAAGACATTCTTCTGCAAGGGAAAGAAATGCAAATTTGGCAAATACAACCCAAATAAAGTTCTCTAATTTTTCAACTACAACACAAACTTCTATACAttcattttaaattacaacacGAAGTCACTTTGAGGCAAAAATTACCGAAAAATTATGTCCTAAggttattaaaaatataaatgatatgatatttatatttttttatataaattatGCTATTGTTTTTGTTAATGACATTATGATATTATCTTCCAGTGATTTTTGTCGGAAAATGACTTTGAATTGTAATTTAAAATGAATGAATAAGTTTAAGGTCATAATtgacaaaattagaaatttgatgTTGTAATTGAAAAATATAGAATTTGTTAGATTGTATTTGTCAAATTTTCCCGGAAAAAAATGATAGATATATGAATTTTAACTTTCGGAAAGAGGAGAAAAATAGAGAATTGGGAAACACTCGTTAGGGATATACAAGTTCTCTTTTCTAGAGTTAAAGAACAATCCCTATTGGATTGTATTTAGGAATAAGAAGAAGTTGCAGATAGTATCTGACGTTCAGAATTATGGCGTTAGAATATTTAATGACGGAAAActattttttctgtttttattttatttgggtATCCGTTGAGAGATTTTCAGGTTGGATTTGTTTGATCCAATACactataaaaataattaatttgatTTAGTCCATCGCTTAAAATTTGTGACTTTACTAGTTTAGGACTCGTGCAACGCAATGGATGTTACTAAATTTGTTTatcggataattaattattcgtaaacAATAATTTGTAATTGGAAAATATTTGtaagaaaataatatttatttgaaTTTGTTATATGTGATTGCAAAATATgagataataattaaaaataatgtcgtagtaaaattttaaatttgtatAAAACATAATTAGTTAAAATTGGTCAATTAAGGATGGTGTACGTCATATTACGTACGTACAGTACACGTTTAGACCttgttattttaatattttttttcactttttcgaggaaaaattgaagaaatattattaataaataagttAAGTTTAACAATCATGATAATTACCCCCTCGGTctcttttgttctttacatttggtatttttcacgcgttttaacgactaattaatgtgcattgagattcctctatttttttatttaaaaacaaggcaaattacgtttatttataatgttttacttttatcaaaattctaattaatattgaaaaaatgagaaaaatttacattataaaagaaaatgtaaagaacattttgggacacccaatgaaaaagtgtgagagtttaaatgacaaaaatgaatttaattggttaaataataattggacacaaatttgatAGAATGCTAAAGTATTTATGTGatattataaaagaaaatgtaaaaaacattttaggacattcaaaaaggaaaacgtaaagaacaaaaagagacagagggagtacgtGATATCTCTAAATTTTATAGGCAAAAATTTAAACAAATTGTTTTGCAAAACTTGATTCATTTATTTTAGGGATTAATTTAAACATTAATTCAGAATTAGATACGTTGTTGTAgctttagaattttttttttgaggaaaaCATTAGGAATATATATTATATCAAATCAAGGTCCACCAAAGTAGTGATATACCTTTAGAACCTATTTTCGAAGAAATTAGTTCCTCAAAGTTTTCAGTTTAAAAatttaatcaatttttttttcttttttttttttggtaaaataataTCGAGTAGGATTttttatataataaaaaatatgttTATGATTTTCTAGATATTTTATCGACGACCTTTTTTTTCCCTACTCCACTAACTACATGTGAAATTAGGGAGTAATTATTAATTGATGTTTACTACTaggcatttatttaattttggcAGTAAAAAATGTGCAAGACAAATTATCGTACGGAAGTGACACATATCATCCTGGTGTTACTTTtagataatttttttaaatagaTTGTAGCGGTATGGAAATATATTAAtactacatatatatatatatatatatatatatatatatatatatatatatatatatatatatatatatatatatatatatagtctagaaactatatatatatgtaggtaagcaaaagccttttgctaatagtctagaaactactcttggttaataggtacgtctaagaacttattaggtaaacctatcgattttgccacgacataaaaggactccttacttatatcgttgagtttcaccaaaactaacatgtactcacaattatttgtgtaccttacccctttaggaccaataagtaacacctcgctgagcgaaaactattactagattgatgtaaaggatatccaagtaagtgtttattttggcacggcaccttttaactcaatttttaagtttggaacttaaggctcttactatgttggttagattttaagtgaactaaaatccttaatcatgcaacataatcaagccacaatctcatgcataattaagacatatttaaagcaataaataacttaaatcatgcataagataaatgtgatctagtatggtccgacttcatcttgaatcttcaacttcaaagtccgtcatgaaaatggattgaaaactccgtcttgaatttcatcgtgggaggcgccattttcttcaaataggataagctataattaaactaattacaactatttgatggtacgcagaccatatttaaattgaaaaacaaatttggtgcattagaccaattacattcaaattaatggtacgcagaccatattttctatcctatttgggccatactagtcactccattacctgcaaaacagtacatatacaatatataccattcatccattcattatcatgaatggcccacatagctggttagtgcatcacataaatatttgcagcaattaatcaagggcaccaataatctaccaattattcagtccttattaattctaatcaagttgtttaaccttaaaggatttgtagacctaatcaagagtttatgactaaaatttctcccacttaaaccaataaattcatatgctttactaattttaaacataaaaatgtatttctagtctaaccggaaacatacaaatttaattaaaatttaaagctcatgtaaatttataattgaatccacttatttaatttattttcagtcgaatttaaattaattcaaggtttttaattttagtaaaataattagaataaattaaaatttataataattataatattcaaaattaaaatccaagaaaacaatttaaattattaattttaaaattaattaaaattacatgaactgaaaatctcaaattaaatttgaaacgactcaatcgagagacgacgaggcacttgggcttgcgcccaagccccatcgagtgcacgaggcttagcgcccctTGATTGTTCATACAACAACACGCAAGcaaccacacgcaacgcagtACTGCAGGCCACGCTGTGCGCGCGCTTGCTCGCTCATCGCGCCtgtaggccacacgcaacgcagcactgcaggccacgctgcgcgcgcccgcttgctcgtcgccttgcgtctgcttgcttgctgggcgtggcagcgcacgctgtggcgcagcacgcttgctgcccacacgcgtctgccactGGCCTGCGCCttgcccttcgcccttgcccactcgcccacatGCGTACAGtactcgacacagggcagcgtgctgccttgtgctcgtgtgccatggcccttgctcgttgcatcgtaccgcatgggcgacgagctcccttgctcggcgtcgcatgcccgcactatacaacaccccttaagggtaacacgtagcgtccattgctttgtgcgtgcaagttttatgagcgaattgcataaaaattaaaacttttattttaaaattaacgacaaatcaataaatcatattaatttcataattttagggagaaaaatcgaaaatttattaatcaattaatttccgattaacatggattcaaatctaggtcataaaaatttaaaatttaacataaattaacaatttttatggtggattttaatcattggtacctaattaaattattaattaatcatgaaaatcaaatcaattctaaattattcgaatttcaacaaattaatcataattacaaattaggttgtataattaacaagtctaggcattcataattgttaaacatatacagtaggtcaatcaaaaactcaagatttatcaacaagaatcgcaaatacttaatttaacatattaaatttacaaacttttgcgttcgaaaaactaaaacctccgaaaagtcatagttaggcttcgaatttggaaattctgggttcggccgaaaagtactatttttgtcaaaattttagaatgacttttacatgcggaattgacacaaaaatcactcaatttggatgagtaacgaagaaactgccgaaaaactgcgtacatataattaaataaacgcaatttgcaattaattacgaaaattaatcacccctttaattttttgcaaatttgtaatatttaaccatgtttatgcaatttagattatgaaaataataagaggctcgtgataccactgttaggttatgatacatatgacaaaacataaatcatgcggaaaaaccataaagccaggaaacatattatttacacataatcatttagcataatttagatgcatacactttgtagcgtgccctccctagctgcgcccgaaccgaacaagaacaagtctttaggactccaagtgtcgtccctccgtagatagtccacagcacgttctgatccgccttaagcttgaccaactagaatcgcccttaaggttactaggattttcggctaataggttgcaagtgtttggctgatttttgcttcaaaatcttacatttagaatacttcaattgtatctataaattgtgaccctaggcacttatttatagagatatggaaaaggatttgtaatcctactaggatatggatttattaattagaatcctattagaactctaaataataaatttaatcttttaggattaggatttaatcaatgcacgaattccaataggattagaattcgttacgaacacgagtgttgcacgactACGAGCATCGCAACACCCgggcaggccttgcggcccacacgagcagtcgctgctcgcagcccacgagcacctgctccgcgcgcgcctacggccttgctgggcctggccttgcgctgggcctggcaaggctgtggccttcgtgttggacGCTTGGCTtactgggcgcgggcctggcttcgtgctgggccttcgtctagcaagcctcgtccgatgctaatttgtacgatgcgcttccgattaaattcccggttccggaattcatttccgatacgaacaatatttaatatttccgattccggaattaatttccgtttcgaacaaatatttaatatttccctttccggaattattttccgattccgataatatttccgattctgacaatatttccgtttccggcaatatttccgattccggtaataattccatttccaataatattttccgatacgtaccatgtttccgtttccggcaacatctacgacttggataatatttatatttccgatacgatccatatttccgtttccggcattatcatcgtttccggagtattcatttcttgcttgtgacgatctcagctcccactgaaaccaagatccgtcgattccgaatatccatagatggagtatttaatgccattaaatacttgatccatttacgtactatttgtgtgaccctacgggttcagtcaagagtaagctgtggattaatataattaattccacttgaactgaagcggtctctagctaggcattcagctcacttgatctcactgaattgttaacttgttaattaatactgaaccgcatttattagacttaatattatatgcatacttggaccaagggcactatttccttcaattcaTGCTTGTGTTACTTCTATGAGCTATTCCATCTTGGTAAATGGAAATCCCTTGCCTCCTTTTCCTGCTAAGAAGGGGCTAAGGCAGGGGGATCCTCTCTCCCCTTTCTTATTTGCAATTTGCATGGAGTATCTGAATAGGTGTATGAAAAAGCTTACTGACAATCCTGATTTTAATTTTCATCCAAAGTGTGAAAAGGTGAAACTGACACATGTCATGTTTGCTGATGACTTGCTGCTATTTGCTAGAGGTGATCTTGTTTCCCTTCAACTTCTGTTTAAAGCTTTTAATGAGTTTTCCAAGGCTTCTGGTTTAGAAGAAAATATGGAGAAAACTGAAATTTATTTCTCCGGGGTACCTCTGTGGGAGCAGGATGCTATCATGGCCTCCCTTGGTATATCTAAAGGTTCATTGCCTTTCAGATACTTGGGTGTCCCCTTATCTAGCTCTAAACTCACAATCAGTCAGTGCAAGCCCCTTATTGACAAATTTCATGCCAGAGTTTCTTCTTGGGTGGCAAAGAAGCTCTCCTATGCTGGCAGGCTACAACTGGTTAAGGTTATCCTTTTTAGCCTTCAAACTTACTGGAGTCAAATCTTTATGCTGCCAAAAAAGGTTGTGAGAGAACTTGAGAGGATCTGCAGGACTTACCTTTGGACTGGTGATACCAAAACTTCTAGAAAAGCTCCTATTGCTTGGGACTCTATCTGCAGACCAAGAGTTGCCGGTGGGCAAAATGTTAAAAACTTTCATATATGGAACAAAGCTGCCATTCTAAAGCTTCTTTGGGGTTTAGCTTTTAAACCTGATGCACTCTGGGTCAAATGGGTGAATGCTTACTACATTAAAGGTAAAGACCTGTTTACTATGGCTTTACCTGGTTCTGCTTCTTGGATTCTTAAGAAGATTTGGGGTAGTAGAGAAATTGTGTAGAATGACTCTATGTGTAAGCAGATCTTCTTCTCTGGTCAGTATTCAATTAGGAAAATGTATCAAGGTCTACTTGGTCAATTTCCTAAGGTACAATGGAGAAGAGTTTTGTGTAATAGTTCTGCCAGTCCCAAGAGCTTATTTATTCTTTGGCTTGCACTTCATGGCAGACTGCCTACTAAGGATAGGATCCTGCAGTGGGGGATTGTTACTGATGGCTTGTGTAGTCTATGTGGGAGTAAGCTGGAATCTACTCAACACCTGTTTTTTCAGTGTAGTTTCTCTAAGAAAGTGTGGCAGAAGTTCTTACAAGGCCTTCACATTAGTAGAGCTGTGCAGAATTTTGATCAAGAGATCCAATTTCCAATTAGAATGAGTAAGAACACTATTGCTGTGAGCAAGTTGTTTCTTGCTGGCTTTGCTGAAACTGTGTATGGATTGTGGTTGCAGAGGAACCAAAGAGTGTTTGCTGGTCACATTCAAACTGCTGAGCAGATTAGTAGGGATGTAATCTTTCGTGTTGCCTGTAGATACAGGGATTCTGATTTACATTTATTGCTGTTTTGATTTTGCTTAGGCAGTTTTGAGGTTTTGTTGCTAGTTTGTGGTCCTGTTGGGGACTTGGTGTACTGGTTGTGTTGCTTGTACCCTTGAGCTGTTGCTCTTCTCCTTTTGGTAATATAATCtatatttgccaaaaaaaaaaaattagaacctCTCGCGATCTATGCACGAACTATTCTGATGGACAAGTTGATATCAAGCCGTAAAACCTTACGAATCCAGATAATCTTACAAGATATTGAAACTCTACAAATAAAATTCTCAAGAACCTAAAACAATAGGAAAAAAACACTAAAAATTGGAAACAACCCAGAAAATTGGCAACAAGACGATGAAAAAAAATCATGCATAAACTCTGAATCCAATTTAGTCAAAAGTTCATTCTTTTAGGGATGTTAATTACGTCTCTCTTAATGTTATGTAGCGTGCATGTTCTTCTTGGAAACGTGTGTTTCATAGTTCCCATTAATTATCTTATACTCTAGTTACCAAGTTCAAGCCTATTacctcatcttcttcctctccaTTAAAATGAAGTTTAATTAGTTGAAATTCTCATACTAAGTAGCCAACTTTGGGAATTAGAGATATACTTCTTCCGTTtttttacttgcaccatttGAGTTGGTCACATCGATtagaaaaattgtaaatatcaAGAGAACGAAAATGTTAGGTAACAATGGTAAATGTGAATGCGAGTAAGGGTAACGTAGGTATTTAATATGTGAACACGTTAAAAAGCATGTAAAAACATACcataagagcaactccaatggttaaaAAGGAGATCTGctcacaaaaaataaaaacatgtgAGCAGATAGCCAATGACATAAACAACTATAAAAATTTTGTAGCTATTTTGAGCAGGTAGCTCAAAATCTCGTtggatattgaataatttattttacatcaaataaataaattgtttaaataaaatattatgggGAGCTAAAAAGTATTGTATCTAACCAATGTGAAACTTTGTAGTTTAAATCAATTATAGTTAGAAATTTGATGTGGCAAACTTAGGTACACATTGTAGCTCATCGTTGGAGTTGctctaaaataaacaaaaaatctTGCAAACACAAGAGGTACAATAAATTtgttgtacaccaagataacttttatccagtttattgagattctttttttttaatgaaaatttttatcactaaaaatagataacttttacatatataagggtaacttttaagcattttgggtTAGCTTTTACTCTATTTAGtgtacaccacttgtaaataagaatttgtgtaaaaGAAATTGTGCAACTAATATGCAACTTTCATAGAaaatggtgcaagtaaaaaAAACTGGAGGAAGTACTAATTTTTTGTACTCGATTTATAGAATAGAATATTGCATtatgaaaagaaaaatattacacttatactccctccgtttccttttgtttctttacgtttggactttagcacgtttattaacgagtaattaatgtgcattgagattcctctgtttgtttttatttaaacaaggtaAATTACGTtcatttataatgttttcactcttatcaaaaatctgatattgggaaaatgagaaaaatttaatgtcccactagaaaagtgtgagagattcaatgacccaatgaatttaattggttaaaataatcatttgacataaattttgatagaatatcaaagcatttatgtgataatataaaaggaaatgtaaagaacatagTGAGTAACATAGTTGCCCTCAATGAAAGGACGGATAGAAGGCATTGTTGGAATTTGTGAGGCAATGGCTGTTCAACTTTTAGAGGTCGTTTGTGTCATGAACTTGTAGCTTGAAACACGAAACTATAAAAATCTTTGTCATCCATTACTTTTACTGCTTTTACAGGAAACATATCACTTAAATGAACAATATTACAAACTATCTAAACTAAGATCTATCGCTACATTGAACTGAATTGCTCTTACAAACCAACTGGAAATTAAATTGAACATGTTGGCAATCTTCGACATTTGGCTGCCATGGTTGAGTGAGTTTCCCCTCACAAGCCTTTCACTAGCCATGCCGGAACATCTTTTACCTCTTGCTCCAAAGGCCAGTTGAGCATGGGGTGTTATTTGAACAAAAACAAATATGGTGCGGTAATACGATGGGCACACTTCAAATCTAACTGCTACGAACCACTGAAAGTAGAGTAAGGAGAAATGGTGCAATAAAACAGAAATGGGACTCTGATTGATCCTATCACTTATTTTAggaataaataaatttagataaaACTTACACAAGGTagttaaatctaaaataaattgtATCAAGTCTAAGTGTCTAACTAAGTTCATTTAAGTTCTAAGGAGTATAAGTTTAATTAGGTTTAAATAAGTGAAAACAGGTACATATAATGCAAATTATTACAAATAGTACTGAAGTTAGCATTTCCTTGACAATGGTAGATTTATAAAAAGCTacctataaaaataaaaactaagagATTTAAAAGCCAACAATTTCTGATGATTCGATACTATGATAATTTGTGAACAAAAAAGGGGCAGCAGTGAAGAGCTTTAATTTAGATCATTCAGACTTTTGAAGCCGCACAAGTGTTTCTCCAACGGAAACGAGCTTTAACTCCTTGTACACAGCAAGAAATCTACAACTAGAATACTCCTTGTACACAGCAAGAAATCTACAGTATATTAGAATGCAACAACTACCTCCCTTTCAGGATTCACCTAAAACTacagtgattttttttttttttttttgtatttctaGCTCGACAAAATATTTCGATGCCATTCTTGGATGCAATATATCGCCTTGCTTGCAGCTGAACTACAACATGCAAGCGCATATGGTTTCCTCAAGATAATTTTCTACTCTTCTTGCCCCAGGCATCTGATAAGTTTCCCTCTCCAGTATCCTTGCTAAACACAAAAATGATGCACTTCATtagttcaattaaaaaaaaacgacGTTAAGTTCTAAATAGCAGTACATTATCATTACATACCCACTGAAGTTTCAAGGTGTTTTATGTTTCTGGATGGAAATATCACCATGAAGATAAGCTATGCAAGCCAAGAAAAATAGAACAAATATGGATACCAAGATCAATGGCTCAACAAGCATGAAGGCCGGGTTGAAATCATAGTAAACCTGCAGACAGAAAATGGGTAAGCAGCTTACTTTAAAGCACATGTAATACCAATATCAGTGGCTACCCAACTAGAAGGAGCAGGAAGCATGCATGTTAGTAATACAGAACTCAGAAGTGTGTATATTACAGCTCCAACCTATGAGCCAATGACTACATGTGATGCAGGAGGCAGTTAAAGTAAAGACAAAATGCTAATACTTCAGTTATTATGCAAGTTACAGAAACAGTAATGCTTTTCTTGGACTTCAATTCCCTCTGTTTAGATCTAATTGAAATTCTCTTGGAAACAAGAAAGTTAAATCACATATATAAAAGGGGGGTAAAAAGAGGTTAATTACTGAACGGTAAATCATTTCACTGAACAAGTACTACCTCTGGGTTATTTTTACTCAATGTTAAATGGTGTTTTTTTTTGTCCTACTCACTTCTACTGCGTTTCATTTTTGACAAATTCCTTTTACCATCTTATCCCTCTTACAGCTCTACCTTTCTACTCATTTGCTCATTTGCTCTTTTATTTATTATCTCATCTTGATATCTTCATGCTTTAGCAGCCTGGGCCTGCATATATCTGCTCATATTGACCGCACGTCACCTACTAACTAATCAACAAAAGGCCCGTCAGTACGCATGCATTTCTGCTGTATCTTATCTCTGACTGCTGTATTACTAGCATTAGCATAAGAGCTTTGATATAAACAAAAATCTCTTTACCAATGGTGTTGCCTGTGTGTAAGTGTAACCAACTAATTGATCAGAAGAAGAACTGGAAATGTGCAATTTTACTTGATTTCTTCTGTGTCCAATATCTGGATGTTGAACTTCTAGCAACACCAGAAGCAGAAGGGCTTTATTGTTTTTCAATGACCATGACGAATATAGTGAATGGCCAGTTAGTAAAAAAAATGGAAGGGAAGGAATGTATGGTTGATTGACAGAAGGTTAGAGAGATGTAACGTAAGGCTGAGATTTACAGTTGACAAGAGGGATGGAAAACAGATACAACCACAAATAGCTCATGGGAAGAAATTTCCTTATGAGAGTATTGCACAATCAAAGTCCAGGTAAGAAGGGAGGAATACTGTAAGCCCGAGATTTATGGTTGATGAGTATGATAGCAGCAATTCCAGCTGATAGCAGATGGTAATATGGAGATAAACAACAACACCAAAAGATTATACGGTTGGTCTTGAATTTTGGGCCCCATTACTAAAAAATTAGAAACATAACTTAATCCCAAAAACTTTTCTGCACCTTGAAATTTTAGCGTAATGGAAGCTGAAGGGTTTGAAAACTATGAAGGGAAGTTGAAAAGAATGATGTTCTTCTTTCACAGCTTATCCATCAGCAGCTTCTAGTTTGCTTCTCCTCTTCCTGATCTCCTCTTGCACAGTTTATCCATCGTCGGCTTCAAGCAATGGTCTGTTCATTTAACTCATGGTGTTTGGGGGTTTGGTGGTATTTTGATCATTAGATGTGATGGT
This sequence is a window from Spinacia oleracea cultivar Varoflay chromosome 1, BTI_SOV_V1, whole genome shotgun sequence. Protein-coding genes within it:
- the LOC130465573 gene encoding uncharacterized protein, whose translation is MCKQIFFSGQYSIRKMYQGLLGQFPKVQWRRVLCNSSASPKSLFILWLALHGRLPTKDRILQWGIVTDGLCSLCGSKLESTQHLFFQCSFSKKVWQKFLQGLHISRAVQNFDQEIQFPIRMSKNTIAVSKLFLAGFAETVYGLWLQRNQRVFAGHIQTAEQISRDVIFRVACRYRDSDLHLLLF